The region TTGTCTGGTTTCGGCGAGCAGGCACGAGGATCGAAGGCGGGGGTATCCAGTGACCACTCCATGGAGCCGAAACAAGAGTGGCGAAATCGATCGCCAGACCCAGGATGATAACGAACTGCGGATGATTCCGTGGTGGTCTGTTTTGCTCGCGATTGTGGCCTTTGCTGCCATGCAGTTTCTGTTCCATGGAGTGTTGCCGCACCATAAGCATGAGATGCTGCCCATGCGGCTTCTCATGGGCTATACCTACGGCACTCTGGTAGCTAGCTACGTTTTGCTTGTTGGCTATGTCAGCCGTGACGTGAAGCGCCGCAACATGCCGGCCGCACTGTGGATGTTGATCGTCATCATGATGCCGGGTGGGATCGGCGCGGTGGTCTACTTTCTGCTGCGTCAGCCCATGCTTTCGCGTTGCCCTCATTGCTCGACTGAGATCGCTTCCACCACCCACTTTTGCCCTCAATGCCAGTTTCAGATGGCTCCAGTGTGCGGTCAGTGCTTCCGTGGCGTTGAGATCACAGATGTTTACTGCAAACAGTGCGGCCACGATCTGGAAGAGGACAATGTTCCGGCGCGGTTGCGGGCGTTTCGCGACTAGGCGAGCGCGATTCGTGGTTAACTACTCTCGATGCCTCTGAAAGTTGTAATCGTCGACGATGAGTTGCTGGCCCGCCAGGAACTTCAGTATCTGGTTGAAAATGCTGGAGATGTGCAGGTATTGGCACTTGGCAGCAACGGTATCGAAGCCGTCGATCTCATTCACAAACACAAGCCTGACCTGGTTTTCCTGGACGTGCAAATGCCTGGGCTTGATGGCTTTGGCGTGCTTAAGAAGCTATTGGAGAAGAAAGCTCGCTTGCCGCAGGTTGTTTTTGCGACGGCCTATGACCAATATGCGGTCCGCGCGTTTGAGGTGAATGCGGTTGATTACCTGCTTAAACCCTTTGATAAGAGTCGTATAGAACGCACTATCGCCAAGGCGCGGGAGCGGGTTGCGTTGGTGGAGGCGAGTATCGCTCCCGATAGTGCGGAGGCCAAGCTGGACGCGCTTCTACGGCTGGTGGAGGAGGCTTCCCAGACGCCGAAGGTGCAGCGTGGGAAGATCGTTTTGAGGGCGCAGAACCGGCTTATGTTGGTGGATCAGAAGGAGATATGCTTCGTTTCCATCGAGGACGGAGCCATTTCCGTGGTGACTCCAGCTATGGAGGGACAGTCAAACTGCCGGACGCTGGAGGAGTTGATGGAGCAGCTCGATCCAGAGGCTTTCTGGAGGGCACATCGCTCGTATGTGGTGAATATACAGCACATACGGGAGGTTGTTCCGTGGTTCAAGTCCAGTTATCAGTTGCGCATGGACGACCCTAAAAAGACGGAGATTCCGGTGAGCCGAAATCAGACGAAGAGGCTGCGGGAGTTGTTCAATCTATAGGGTTTAGGCTCGGCCTTCGCGCTTCTGCGCTAGCACCAGGCCGCGGGGGGTGGGGAGGAAGATGCAACTCACCAAACCCTCTGCTTCGAGCGTAAATGCTGCATTTCTAACGACTTTCATGTGGCTGCTGGCGTCGTGCATGAGGATGAGTCCGGTGGAGCGAATCTGGGGCAGGAAGCGGCGTACTTCAGCGGCTCGGATGTCCGTATCGGAGTCCGAGAAGAGGATATCGATGGTGCCTGAGACGTGCATCTCCAGCGAGGATTCGTTGCGGAGTTCGATGAAGTTTTCGAGGCCGGAGGCGGCTATTTTTTCTTTGGCTTTTTTGTAGACGAGGGGGTCGAATTCGCAGGAGACTATTTTTCCGAAGCCGTTGGTGCGCATGCCTTCAGCCATCCAGAGGGTGCTAACTCCTAGAAAAGAACCGGTTTCCACCACAAGCTCGGGTTTGAGTGTGGTGATCAACGTGCGCAGAAATTCGAGGACTTCGGCTTCCGCGGTCATGGAGTCGTACATGTGCCAGCGCTCCGGGTGGGGGCACTCGGGGGTGGCTCGGTGGTACTCAGGAAGCAGCTTTCCTGCGGCTTTTTCAGCCTGGAGCATGACTTTATGCTCCTGCTTCAGCTTCTTTTTGAATAGACCCATGAGGTTGATTGTAGCGAAAACGGGGCAGTTCACCACGCGCACTTCTGCACCACAAATCACCACATACTCACCACAAATGCACCACGTTTTGCGATACCTTCGCGCGCCTCTTTAACGGGTCAAAGGCCAGAGCCAGGCTGCGCCTCGGACGCCGCTGGAATCTCCGTGGAGGGCTGGGACGAGGGCGGTGTCGAACTCGCCACCGAAGACGTAGGGGATCATGCGCTCGCCGAGGGTGCGGTAGAAGCCCTTGTACTGGGAGAGGCCGCCGCCGAAGACGATGATGTCGGGGTCGAGGATGTGGACGACCTGGGCGAGGCCTCGGGCGAGGCGGTCTTCAAAGCGGTGCATGGTGTCCAGAGCTTCGGCGCTGCCGGCTTCTGCGATAGCGACGATCTCGCGGGTGGTGAGACTCTTGCCGGTGACGTTGCGGAAGTCCTGGGCGACGCCTGTGCCGGAGACCCACTGCTCCATGCAGCCGTGCTTGCCGCAGTAGCAGGACGGGCCGGGGTTCTCGTCTACGGAGGGCCAGGGCAGGGGCATGTGGCCCCACTCGCCGGAGACGCCGTTGGGGCCGGAGTGAACGTGCCCCTGGAAGGAAACGCCGCCGCCGCAGCCGGTGCCGAGGATGACGGCGAAGACGACGGCCTTGCCTGCGGCTGCGCCGTCCGTTGCCTCGGAGACGGCTAGGCAGTTGGCGTCGTTGGCGATGCGGACCTCACGGGAGAGGAGCTGGCCGAGGTCTTCCTGGAGGGGCTTGCCGTTGAGCCAGGTGGAGTTAGCGTTTTTGACGAGGCCGGTGACGCCGGAGATGGTGCCGGGGATGCCGGCGCCCACAGTGGCCTTGCGGCCTGTTTCGGTCTCGAGGCGGAAGACGAGGTCTGCCATGGCCTGGAGGGTGCCCTTGTAGTCGTCGCGTGGGGTGGGGACGCGGTGACGGCCTAGTTCGTTGCCGGCGTGGTCGAGGGCAAGGGCTTCAATCTTGGTGCCGCCCAGGTCGATGCCTATGCGGATGGAGGATGAGTCTGGCAAGTTGTAACCCCGAAGAGGTGAGAATGGCTGGGTCATCAGAGCGGACGGCTGCTGAGGGTACCCGACAAAACCCAAGGCTAATGCTTCCCCGACGGTCTAAGCAAGGGAGGGGATGAATCTTGCCTGGACGGGCGGATTATGGTGGGCAAAAGCCCGGGCCGCATTTATCTTGGCAGCAAGCGAGGGCGCATGGAACGACGTGAGTTTTTCTCGAAGAAGTTGAAGCTGATCGGGTGGCTGTGTGTGGCTGTTGCTTTTGCTGCAGGTGGCTTCTACGAGGTGCGGGTGGGTGACGGACCTGAACAAGCGGGCGGCTGGCTCTGCCTTGTTGTGTGTGCTCTGGGCGGAGTGGTCTTACTCAAGGAACTCCTGAGCTCCGGGCCGAAGATGGTGCTCAGTGGCGAAGGTCTGTTTGACCGCTCGCTGGGTACTCCCGTGATCCCCTGGCAATCCATTCTTGAAGTGGATATCAGTCACGTGAAGAAGTCCGGCTACATCACCGTGCGGCTTGCCGATGAGGCGCAACGGGTGGCGAATCTGCCGATCCAGAAACGTGCCATGGCGGCGTGGAACAAGAAGCTGGGTGGCGATGTCTTCAATACGAGTATCTCGACGCTGGACGTCCCGCCGGAGGGGGTTGTCAGTGAGGTCGTCAAGCAGTGGCACTACTATGCTCCGAAGCGCTGAGGAGCCGGGGCCACCGACAGTTCGACGGTGCCAGCACATTTGTTTGAAATCAGGCGTTGCCAACGATCTGTCGGCGACGCCGCTGGTTTCTGCCATTGGCGGCAGCTCTCTCTCAGTCATCAAAGCCCTTCATGAGCTCATCCTCACTCAGATCCGTGAGGGCAACGTTACCGTTTTGCTCGCGTACTTCGTATAGAAAGTGCGTTTGAAATAATGTGGTCGTGCCGTCCGAGAAATGGATGATAAGGCCATTTCCCGAGAGCTCGGCCGAACGGATGGCGATGTGCTTGTGTTCAACGGCCATGTATTTTCCTTGTAGCTGAGATAACGTTCTGTCGCATGTTCAGCGTAGTGAATTCGTGAGAACTCGTCTGTCCGCATCGTGGCAGATAAGAAGCAATTTTTCATCCGATACCACCCGTCGGGCACAGACAGAGAGGAACCGACGAGCCCTCGGCTCATGCTTCCCATTTTCCAAGCAAGAGAAGCGACCGAACTTTCTGGCCAATGAGCGTATAACCAGAGGTGGATAGAGACGCTTCTCAGGGGTCTTCCCCGGAGCGTGACCCGTGGATGTACGGCGACTCAGGCTTGAGACCCAAGCGGACCATGAAGCAGTCGAGGCGAGTTTTCCGCTGATGCGGATGGGACTGGGCCGCAGCGAGTATGTGTTCTGCCTGCAACGTCTGCACGGGGTGGTGGCGGCGTGGGAGAAAGCAGCAACCGGACATGTTGGCGATGCAATCAGACCAGAGTGGCTGAGGTCTGTGGTGAAGCAGCGTCTGCGTCGTCCGATGCTGGAGCGTGACCTGGCTCACTTCAACGTGATGAATGTAGGTGCCGGAGGACCGGTCCTGCCGGAGTTTCAGAGCATCTCCAGCCTTCTGGGTGCCATGTACGTGATGGAAGGATCGACGCTCGGCGGACAGTTGATCGGCCGGCATGTGGACCGAGTGCTGGGTCTGGTGGATGGCGAAGGCAGCGCTTATTTTCATGGCCACCGGGAGTTGACCGGCTCGATGTGGAGGGAGTTCTGCGGAGTTCTTGAGGCCGAGATTCCGGAGACCGACGGCGATGCGACGGTGGCGGCCGCCAAGGCGATGTTTCAGATGTTCGGGGCCTGGATGCAAGGCAGCAAGCCGTAAAGGCTTGCGAGCCGACGTGCGACGAAGAGGCCGGAATGATCAAGAGCACGCGGGAAGTTGATAGGCAAGACGATGTTTCGACTACGGGACAACAGGATCTAAGCGGGAACGCTTCAGTCGACGAGACAACGGTGAGCACCGTTGCCTGTGAGGATGAACCGATCCGGATTCCGGGCAGCATTCAGCGGCACGGTTTCCTGCTGCTGCTGGACGAAGGAGCGAAGCTGGTGGTGGGTGCCAGCGAGAATGTAGAGGAGATGCTTGGGGTTCCGTGGAAGCTGATCCTGGGGACACCGGTGGAGACGATCCTGGAGCGCGAGGTACTGGCTGCGCTGCGTGCGCCGGGGCTCGACGAGGAACAGCTGGGCACGGTGACGTACCTGGGGTCGTTTCCAGTGCGGCATGAGCTTTACAGCGTGGTGACGCATCGGACAGGAACACGGCGTGCCCTGGAGTTCGAACGGATCGACCGGCTGGTTCGGCCTGAACTGATGAACGTGGTGATCACGAACTTTGTGGGGCAGTTGAGCAAGCTGAAGACGGAAGACGAGCTTTGCCGCGCGATCACCAAGCAGGTGCTGGATCTGACCGGGGTGAACCGCGTGATGCTTTATAGCTTCAACGAAGCTGGACACGGTACGGTGATGGCGGAGGAGAGCGACGGCACGCTTCCGAGCTACCTGGGGCTGCGTTTCCCGGACGGGGACATTCCGCAGCAGGCTCGGGATCTGTACCTGCTGAACACCGTACGAATCATTCCGGACTCTTCGTATATTCCTTCGCCGCTGCATGTGTTGAGCAGCGAGGCGGGAACGCCGGTGGACCTCTCAATGGCCCTGCTGCGGAGCGTGTCTCCGATTCACCTGCAGTACATGCAGAACATGGGCACGGCGGCCTCGATGTCCATCTCGATTGTGTGCGAGGGCAAGCTGTGGGGTTTGATCAGTTGCCACCACGCGTCGCCGCGCGTGGTTCCCTACCTGGTGCGGAGCGCCTGCGACCTGCTGACGAAGCTGGTGGGAACCCTGCTGACCGGTCTGCGAACGACGGATCGGCTGGTGAAGATGGTTCACTTCCATGCGGTGCAGCGGCGCATCCTGACGCAGATGGCCGCGGAAAACGACTATGTGGCCGCCATGCAGGCACAGATGACGAGCATGGTGGAGGTGACGGACGCGTCCGGTGTGGCGCTGATCGTGGACGGGGTGTGTGAGCTGGCGGGCGATACACCGGCGATGGGCGATGTGTTGCGGCTGGCGGAGTGGATGAACCGGGAGCCGGAGATGGAGCTTTACTCCAGCCGCGAGCTGGGGCTTGCGGTGGAGTGGGCCGAGGCGATTCAAGGCGTTGCGAGTGGGATGCTGGCGATTCGCATTTCGACGGTCAAGCAGAGCTATGTGATCTGGTTTCGGCCTGAACTGGTGCGTGCGGTGAGCTGGGCGGGCGAACCGCTGAAGATCGAGCAGGAGGAACGGGGGCTGGAACCGAGAACATCGTTCAAGGCGTGGAAGGTACTGGTGCGGGGGCAGAGCGAGCCGTGGAGCGATATGGAGATCGAATCGGCGCGGGAGTTCCGCGCGGCGGTGATGACGATCAGCCTGAAGCGCGCTGAAGAGGCCGCGGAGCTGAGCGAATCTCGCTTCAAACAGCTGACTCATGCGCTGCCGAACCTGGTGTGGACTACGAACGATGATGGGCTGCTGAACTATGTGAACGAAAGGTGGCGCGATCAGGGGCTCGGCGATGAGGGCCGATGGTTCGATCAGGGACGAGTGTTTGAGGAGGATCGGGAACGGTGCATGGAGCTGTGGGCTGTAGCGGTTCGCGAGGGAACGGCGTTTGAGGCAGAGGTGCGGCTGTTGTGCGGAACGGATCGCGTGGAGCGGTGGAACCTGGTGCGAGCGGCCCCCTTTGTACGGGCGAACGGGATGAGAGCGGGTTGGGTGGGGACATGTACGGACCTGACGGATCGCCACGAGCGAGAGCTGGCTTTGAAGCTGACGGAGAAGCTTGCGTTGACCGGGCGGATGACGAGCGTCATTGCCCATGAGATCAACAATCCGCTGGAGGCGATTACGAATCTGCTCTACCTGCTGCGGGATGAGGTGGATGGAGACGGGCCGGCGAAGAGCTACATCGCCATGGCGGAGAGTGAGTTGCAGAGGATTTCAGGGATTACGAAGCAGACGCTGCGTTGGTCGCGGGAC is a window of Granulicella tundricola MP5ACTX9 DNA encoding:
- a CDS encoding double zinc ribbon domain-containing protein, with the translated sequence MTTPWSRNKSGEIDRQTQDDNELRMIPWWSVLLAIVAFAAMQFLFHGVLPHHKHEMLPMRLLMGYTYGTLVASYVLLVGYVSRDVKRRNMPAALWMLIVIMMPGGIGAVVYFLLRQPMLSRCPHCSTEIASTTHFCPQCQFQMAPVCGQCFRGVEITDVYCKQCGHDLEEDNVPARLRAFRD
- a CDS encoding LytR/AlgR family response regulator transcription factor; this translates as MPLKVVIVDDELLARQELQYLVENAGDVQVLALGSNGIEAVDLIHKHKPDLVFLDVQMPGLDGFGVLKKLLEKKARLPQVVFATAYDQYAVRAFEVNAVDYLLKPFDKSRIERTIAKARERVALVEASIAPDSAEAKLDALLRLVEEASQTPKVQRGKIVLRAQNRLMLVDQKEICFVSIEDGAISVVTPAMEGQSNCRTLEELMEQLDPEAFWRAHRSYVVNIQHIREVVPWFKSSYQLRMDDPKKTEIPVSRNQTKRLRELFNL
- a CDS encoding O-methyltransferase, which encodes MGLFKKKLKQEHKVMLQAEKAAGKLLPEYHRATPECPHPERWHMYDSMTAEAEVLEFLRTLITTLKPELVVETGSFLGVSTLWMAEGMRTNGFGKIVSCEFDPLVYKKAKEKIAASGLENFIELRNESSLEMHVSGTIDILFSDSDTDIRAAEVRRFLPQIRSTGLILMHDASSHMKVVRNAAFTLEAEGLVSCIFLPTPRGLVLAQKREGRA
- a CDS encoding ROK family protein — encoded protein: MPDSSSIRIGIDLGGTKIEALALDHAGNELGRHRVPTPRDDYKGTLQAMADLVFRLETETGRKATVGAGIPGTISGVTGLVKNANSTWLNGKPLQEDLGQLLSREVRIANDANCLAVSEATDGAAAGKAVVFAVILGTGCGGGVSFQGHVHSGPNGVSGEWGHMPLPWPSVDENPGPSCYCGKHGCMEQWVSGTGVAQDFRNVTGKSLTTREIVAIAEAGSAEALDTMHRFEDRLARGLAQVVHILDPDIIVFGGGLSQYKGFYRTLGERMIPYVFGGEFDTALVPALHGDSSGVRGAAWLWPLTR
- a CDS encoding STM3941 family protein, whose product is MVGKSPGRIYLGSKRGRMERREFFSKKLKLIGWLCVAVAFAAGGFYEVRVGDGPEQAGGWLCLVVCALGGVVLLKELLSSGPKMVLSGEGLFDRSLGTPVIPWQSILEVDISHVKKSGYITVRLADEAQRVANLPIQKRAMAAWNKKLGGDVFNTSISTLDVPPEGVVSEVVKQWHYYAPKR
- a CDS encoding biliverdin-producing heme oxygenase, producing MDVRRLRLETQADHEAVEASFPLMRMGLGRSEYVFCLQRLHGVVAAWEKAATGHVGDAIRPEWLRSVVKQRLRRPMLERDLAHFNVMNVGAGGPVLPEFQSISSLLGAMYVMEGSTLGGQLIGRHVDRVLGLVDGEGSAYFHGHRELTGSMWREFCGVLEAEIPETDGDATVAAAKAMFQMFGAWMQGSKP
- a CDS encoding ATP-binding protein; protein product: MSTVACEDEPIRIPGSIQRHGFLLLLDEGAKLVVGASENVEEMLGVPWKLILGTPVETILEREVLAALRAPGLDEEQLGTVTYLGSFPVRHELYSVVTHRTGTRRALEFERIDRLVRPELMNVVITNFVGQLSKLKTEDELCRAITKQVLDLTGVNRVMLYSFNEAGHGTVMAEESDGTLPSYLGLRFPDGDIPQQARDLYLLNTVRIIPDSSYIPSPLHVLSSEAGTPVDLSMALLRSVSPIHLQYMQNMGTAASMSISIVCEGKLWGLISCHHASPRVVPYLVRSACDLLTKLVGTLLTGLRTTDRLVKMVHFHAVQRRILTQMAAENDYVAAMQAQMTSMVEVTDASGVALIVDGVCELAGDTPAMGDVLRLAEWMNREPEMELYSSRELGLAVEWAEAIQGVASGMLAIRISTVKQSYVIWFRPELVRAVSWAGEPLKIEQEERGLEPRTSFKAWKVLVRGQSEPWSDMEIESAREFRAAVMTISLKRAEEAAELSESRFKQLTHALPNLVWTTNDDGLLNYVNERWRDQGLGDEGRWFDQGRVFEEDRERCMELWAVAVREGTAFEAEVRLLCGTDRVERWNLVRAAPFVRANGMRAGWVGTCTDLTDRHERELALKLTEKLALTGRMTSVIAHEINNPLEAITNLLYLLRDEVDGDGPAKSYIAMAESELQRISGITKQTLRWSRDGTQKAEHGTAAMLFDDVLRLLAGKIRNREVTLTVSGGGTPLFGVISQLQQVLANLVSNAVDAVPVGGRVWISAKASGSGMEVEVGDTGLGMTEEMLRKIFQPFYSTKGDLGNGLGLYISQEIVERHGGQLTVVSEVGVGTRVRVGLPERT